The proteins below are encoded in one region of Poecile atricapillus isolate bPoeAtr1 chromosome 19, bPoeAtr1.hap1, whole genome shotgun sequence:
- the LOC131586354 gene encoding uncharacterized protein LOC131586354 produces MLIGGSGKVPEQTGGVQVVLEPSGVVLDRFGRSQVDLGQFQVDLGQSQVDFGWSQVDFGRSQVNLGQFQVDLGWSQVDLGQFQVDLGWSQVDLGQFQVDLGQFQVDLGQFQVDLGWSQVDLGWFQVDLGGPRWIWGSPRWFGVVPGGFGVVPGGFGVVPGGLGVFSGGSRWFWTIPDGFWLLLAEPGWSQANFGWSQTVWGCSLVGPGVFWVFPGVFWVFPGSFGLSPGVFWLFPGGFRVFPGVFWVVTGGFRVFPGVFWVFPGVFWVFPGSFGLSPGVFWVFPGVFWVFPGSFGLSPGVFWVFPGGFRVFSLTPSAFRAVPRPRGRPQLLPRPLRPCPAR; encoded by the exons ATGCTAATTGGGGGCTCGGGGAAGGTTCCAGAACAAACCGGGGGGGTCCAGGTGGTTCTGGAACCTTCTGGGGTGGTTCTGGACAGGTTTGGGCGGtcccaggtggatttggggcagttccaggtggatttggggcagtcccag gtggattttgggtggtcccaggtggattttgggaggtCCCAGGTGAATTTGGGGCAGTtccaggtggatttggggtggtcccaggtggatttggggcagttccaggtggatttggggtggtcccaggtggatttggggcagttccaggtggatttggggcagttccaggtggatttggggcagttccaggtggatttggggtggtcccaggtggatttggggtggttccaggtggatttgggtggtcccaggtggatttggggcagtCCCAG GTGGTTTGGGGTGGtcccaggtggatttggggtggtcccaggtggatttggggtggtcccaggtggtttgggggtgttttctGGAGGTTCCAGATGGTTTTGGACCATCCCAGATGGCTTCTGGTTGTTACTGGCAGAACCTGGGTGGTCCCAGGCAAATTTTGGGTGGTCccag ACGGTTTGGGGGTGTTCTTTGGTGGGTccaggtgttttttgggtgttcccaggtgttttttgggtgttcccAGGCAGTTTTGGGTTGTCTCCaggtgttttttggttgttcCCAGGGGGTTTTCgggtgttcccaggtgttttttgggtggtcACAGGTGGTTTTCgggtgttcccaggtgttttttgggtgttcccaggtgttttttgggtgttcccAGGCAGTTTTGGGTTGTCTccaggtgttttttgggtgttcccaggtgttttttgggtgttcccAGGCAGTTTTGGGTTGTCTccaggtgttttttgggtgttcccAGGGGGTTTTCGGGTGTTCTCGCTCACCCCCAGCGCGTTCCGGGCGGTCCCGAGACCTCGCGGCCgcccccagctcctcccccgCCCCCTCCGGCCTTGTCCGGCGCGCTGA